A window of the Odocoileus virginianus isolate 20LAN1187 ecotype Illinois chromosome 20, Ovbor_1.2, whole genome shotgun sequence genome harbors these coding sequences:
- the ZNF296 gene encoding zinc finger protein 296 produces the protein MSRRKAGCMPRRIEPSPAANSDDEMEIRDLVIDVKPEPDPRPLQAPGLGPFTPKEVLAPERFESEPRHCRGPVPAGDLIHALGLRNQWTPLSLSPHDRQPWTDKHPDLLTCGRCLQTFPLEAITAFMDHKKLGCQLFRGPSPCQGSEREDLKALNCLRCGRQFTGAWKLLRHAQWDHGLPIYQTEPESPEAPLLGLAEVAAAVSAVSSVVGPEAEVKGSRVGPTRRSPTCPVCKKTLSSFSNLKVHMRSHTGERPYACDQCPYACAQSSKLNRHKKTHRQLQPQSPCLADAGQEQASTAPPEPAAHAAAPASLLPCRGGEGAGAAATAGVQEPGAPGGGAQAGPGGDGWGADTKQQRTDPDKNQKTSPKKTLKPAGKNRGPGPGGSCEFCGKHFTNSSNLTVHRRSHTGERPYACELCSYACAQSSKLNRHRRMHGLGPGGPRFECPHCCVPFGLRATLDKHLRQKHPEMAGDA, from the exons ATGTCCCGCCGCAAGGCCGGCTGCATGCCTCGCCGAATAGAACCCTCGCCCGCCGCCAACTCAGACGACGAGATGGAGATACGAGACCTCGTCATCGACGTGAAGCCCGAGCCGGACCCGCGGCCCCTGCAGGCCCCGGGGTTAGGGCCCTTCACTCCGAAGGAAGTGCTCGCGCCGGAGCGGTTCGAGAGCGAACCCCGCCACTGCCGTGGCCCCGTGCCCGCCGGCGACCTCATCCACGCCCTCGGCCTGCGCAACCAGTGGACGCCGCTGTCCCTGAGCCCTCACG ACCGCCAGCCGTGGACCGACAAACACCCAGATCTGTTGACCTGCGGCCGCTGCCTGCAGACCTTCCCGTTGGAGGCCATCACTGCTTTCATGGACCACAAGAAGCTGGGCTGTCAGCTCTTCAGaggccccagcccctgccagggCTCAG AACGCGAGGACCTGAAGGCCTTGAACTGCCTCCGCTGTGGCCGACAGTTCACGGGAGCCTGGAAACTGCTGCGCCACGCCCAGTGGGACCACGGACTGCCCATCTACCAGACAGAACCTGAGTCCCCGGAGGCCCCGCTGCTGGGCCTGGCTGAGGTGGCCGCGGCCGTGTCGGCAGTGTCTTCGGTGGTGGGACCCGAAGCCGAGGTCAAGGGCTCCCGGGTCGGGCCCACCCGGCGGAGCCCCACCTGCCCCGTGTGTAAGAAGACCCTCAGCTCCTTCAGCAACCTCAAGGTGCACATGCGCTCGCACACGGGCGAGCGGCCCTACGCTTGCGACCAGTGTCCCTACGCCTGCGCCCAGAGCAGCAAGCTCAACCGCCACAAGAAGACCCACCGGCAGCTGcagccccagagcccctgcctggCTGACGCCGGTCAGGAGCAGGCCTCCACCGCCCCTCCCGAGCCCGCTGCCCATGCCGCAGCCCCCGCCAGCCTCCTCCCAtgcagaggaggagagggggccgGGGCAGCCGCCACGGCAGGGGTCCAGGAACCCGGGGCTCCTGGTGGCGGGGCTCAGGCGGGCCCTGGTGGCGACGGCTGGGGCGCTGACACTAAGCAGCAGAGAACGGACCCGGATAAGAACCAGAAGACGTCACCCAAGAAGACGCTGAAGCCGGCGGGCAAGAACCGGGGGCCGGGGCCTGGGGGCAGCTGCGAGTTCTGCGGGAAGCACTTCACCAACAGCAGCAACCTGACAGTGCACCGGCGCTCGCACACGGGCGAGCGGCCCTACGCCTGCGAGCTCTGCTCCTACGCTTGTGCCCAGAGCAGCAAGCTCAACCGCCACCGCCGCATGCACGGCCTGGGGCCCGGTGGGCCCCGCTTCGAGTGTCCCCACTGCTGCGTGCCCTTCGGCCTGCGGGCCACCCTGGACAAGCATCTGCGGCAGAAGCACCCTGAGATGGCTGGGGATGCCTGA